The proteins below are encoded in one region of Aquisphaera giovannonii:
- a CDS encoding sigma factor-like helix-turn-helix DNA-binding protein, translated as MTPSGDADITDPGSLFDRFRERLRRTVRLRLDRRLVGVVDSSEVLQGARDEAVRREGEMGDAADRFLWFREVVVGVLARLERERFGDDVRRDVSLYRGSLPEATTVSLAAHLMGIPDGDDDRAAERARHKLVLQDALNALEVGDREVLTLRHCEQLSNQETAAALGLSAAQASEAYIRALKRISPVLASIKRLQG; from the coding sequence ATGACCCCGTCCGGCGACGCGGACATCACCGACCCGGGCAGCCTGTTCGACCGCTTTCGGGAGCGGCTCCGCCGGACCGTGCGCCTGCGGCTCGACCGCCGCCTCGTCGGCGTCGTCGACTCGTCCGAGGTCCTCCAGGGCGCCCGCGACGAGGCGGTCCGGCGTGAGGGCGAGATGGGCGACGCGGCCGACCGCTTCCTGTGGTTCCGCGAGGTCGTCGTCGGGGTCCTGGCGCGGCTGGAGCGGGAGCGATTCGGCGACGACGTCCGTCGCGACGTCTCGCTGTACCGCGGTTCGCTCCCTGAGGCGACGACCGTCTCGCTGGCCGCCCACCTGATGGGCATTCCCGATGGCGACGACGACCGGGCCGCCGAACGCGCCCGTCACAAGCTCGTACTCCAGGATGCGCTCAACGCCCTGGAGGTCGGCGACCGCGAGGTGCTCACCCTGCGGCACTGCGAGCAGCTTTCCAATCAGGAGACGGCCGCCGCCCTCGGCCTCTCCGCGGCCCAGGCCAGCGAGGCCTACATCCGTGCCCTGAAGCGCATCTCCCCCGTGCTGGCCTCGATCAAGCGCCTGCAAGGTTGA